In the Nocardia asteroides genome, CTGCATGGAGTACGCGGAGCCGCAGCCGGTGCCGAGCTTCCAGAGCCGCTGCCCGCTCGCGTCGAAGCAGTACACCGAGGAGTGGTTGTCACCGGCGAAGACGTAGCGGCCGTCCGGCGAGGTGGCGCAGGAGAAGACCGCGGCGTCGCAGCGGTAGGTGATCGCGTCGGTGCCGTCCTTGCCGATCATCCGGACATCGTTTCTGCTGGTGCCCGCGTAGACCGCGCCGGATTCCTGCCAGCCGAAGAGCACCGGGCCGGTGGGCACCTGCCAGAGCTGCTCCCCGCGCTCCAGGCCGTACTTGCTGACGCCGAGCGAATGCCCGTGGTAGACCCCGGTGTCGTCGATCCGCACCATCCACCCGGAGTCGCCGCGGCTGCGGTGCGACCAGAGCGACTCCTCCTCGTGGTCGATCACGGTGACGCCGCCCTCGCAGTCGGAGACGCCGAGGATGCCGTCGTGGATGTCGAGCCAGTAGATGTCGACGTCGGCGGCGATCTCGTAGGCGGCGCGCGGCACCTTGCCGGAGAGGTCGTAGACCCGGCCGTCGTCGCACCCGGCGTAGATCCAGAAATCGTCCGCCACAATGCACTTGACGGCGTCCGGGAGGCGGAAGCGGCCGGTGACGGTGCCGTCGAGGGCGAGCGTGAAGACGTCGCCGGTCTCGTTGCCGACCCAGCAGCGCTCGTCGTCGACGAAGATGCCGAAGGCGGAGGCACCGGAGTCGAAGCTCCACAGCACCGGGGCCGCCTTCGCCGTGGAGCGGGTGCTGGTGATGGTGCGCCTGGTGCCCTGCCGCTTGGCGCGCTCCCCCCGCACCGCGGGGGCGTACCCCTTGCGCACCTTCTCGCCGATCTTCTTGGCCGCCGCGGCGCGCGCCTTGTCCTCGGTGGGAAAGCCGCTGACCTTGACCTGGCCCTGGTCGCCGATCCGGCCGTACCGGATGGTCACCTGGGTGCCGGTTACGCCGACCTCGTAGAACTTGTGCGCCGAACCGTCGTCCTCGGACAGTTCCAGGTAGGTGCAGGTACCGGTCGTCATCGTCTTGCCCCGCTTCGTCGTTCGGTCGATCTCGAGCGAGAAGGTAGCAATGCGAACCGACAAGCCGGGTGCGGCGGCGGAAGTGCCGGTCGGATAGCGCAAACCGTTCGGTTTGCCACGCCGATGCTGGTCGTTGACTAGGTGCTGCTTTCCCGCGCATAATCCGAGGAGATCACTGTTTGCGCAACGGTTGCGGAATCCTCAGGGGAGCCCCATATGGTCTTCAGCACGGCGCACGACATGTTCCTGCTCGCTCAGGTGGGCAACCCGACTCCGGAGGCGCCGCCGCTCTCCGGCGAGATCCTGCAGATGGTCAGGTACATCACCTGGTTCTCGATCCTGTCCGGGGTCGCCGGGATCACGGTCGCGGGCGGCAAGTTCGCCTGGGAGAAGTGGCACGGCAGCAGCTTCACCTCGCCGAAGATGATCGCCGGCGGCATGATCGGCGGGGTGGTGGCCACCAGCGCGGGCACCATCATG is a window encoding:
- a CDS encoding WGR domain-containing protein produces the protein MTTGTCTYLELSEDDGSAHKFYEVGVTGTQVTIRYGRIGDQGQVKVSGFPTEDKARAAAAKKIGEKVRKGYAPAVRGERAKRQGTRRTITSTRSTAKAAPVLWSFDSGASAFGIFVDDERCWVGNETGDVFTLALDGTVTGRFRLPDAVKCIVADDFWIYAGCDDGRVYDLSGKVPRAAYEIAADVDIYWLDIHDGILGVSDCEGGVTVIDHEEESLWSHRSRGDSGWMVRIDDTGVYHGHSLGVSKYGLERGEQLWQVPTGPVLFGWQESGAVYAGTSRNDVRMIGKDGTDAITYRCDAAVFSCATSPDGRYVFAGDNHSSVYCFDASGQRLWKLGTGCGSAYSMQYHADRLYLVTTTGALACLDVTESAIRGAEQGVLPRTVSIKAPEISAVAPSSTVEVTTRAGDGIVVECVEQSGGLRVRVVSPGYRDGWNVQFPRDIREAGARYVVDAIAESGRGGFYRVRGDIRRLR